A region from the Thauera humireducens genome encodes:
- a CDS encoding DUF2065 domain-containing protein produces MGASLLTAFALMLIIEGILPFVAPAAWRETFLRLASMADGQIRFIGLTSMLAGVLLLFVLS; encoded by the coding sequence ATGGGTGCTTCCCTGTTGACTGCCTTCGCGCTGATGCTGATCATCGAAGGCATCCTTCCTTTTGTCGCGCCAGCCGCCTGGCGCGAAACTTTTTTGCGTCTCGCCAGCATGGCTGACGGTCAGATCCGCTTCATCGGTCTGACCTCGATGCTGGCGGGCGTGTTGCTTCTTTTTGTCCTGAGCTGA
- the rlmB gene encoding 23S rRNA (guanosine(2251)-2'-O)-methyltransferase RlmB has translation MAKAPETVSTRLIYGFHAVSAKLRHAPDSVLEIFLSGDRKDARVRKFVAQAEAAGARITSSEGDKLDALVGTRRHQGVVAKVDATRRDIKLADVLDSLEENALILVLDGVQDPHNLGACLRVADAAGAHAVVAPKDRAVGLNATAVKVASGAADTVPYITVTNLARALREMQDAGVWVVGAAGEAEKSLYEIDQKVPVAWVLGAEGDGLRRLTRETCDELARIPMHGSVESLNVSVASGICLFEARRQRG, from the coding sequence GTGGCTAAAGCCCCAGAAACTGTCTCCACCCGCCTCATCTACGGCTTCCATGCCGTTTCCGCCAAGCTACGCCACGCGCCGGATTCGGTGCTGGAAATCTTCCTGTCCGGCGATCGCAAGGACGCCCGAGTGCGCAAGTTCGTTGCCCAGGCCGAGGCCGCGGGCGCACGCATCACGTCCAGCGAAGGCGACAAGCTCGACGCGCTGGTCGGCACGCGGCGCCACCAGGGTGTGGTGGCCAAGGTCGACGCCACGCGGCGCGACATCAAGCTCGCCGACGTGCTCGACAGCCTCGAAGAGAATGCGCTGATCCTGGTGCTCGACGGCGTGCAGGACCCGCACAACCTCGGCGCCTGCCTGCGCGTGGCCGACGCCGCCGGTGCGCATGCGGTGGTGGCGCCGAAGGATCGCGCGGTGGGCCTCAACGCCACGGCGGTCAAGGTCGCCAGCGGTGCGGCCGACACCGTGCCCTACATCACCGTCACCAACCTGGCCCGCGCACTGCGCGAGATGCAGGATGCCGGCGTGTGGGTGGTCGGTGCCGCCGGCGAGGCCGAGAAGTCTCTGTACGAGATCGACCAGAAGGTGCCCGTGGCCTGGGTGCTGGGTGCCGAAGGCGACGGCTTGCGCCGCCTGACGCGCGAGACCTGCGACGAACTCGCCCGCATCCCGATGCACGGCAGTGTCGAGAGCCTGAACGTGTCGGTCGCCAGCGGCATCTGCCTGTTCGAGGCGCGTCGCCAGCGCGGCTGA
- the hflC gene encoding protease modulator HflC, which translates to MRDKLPLIGGALLVIILIASASLFTVDQRQHAMVFQLGEIKEVIDEPGLKFKLPLIQNVRYFDKRILTMDTAEPERFITSEKKNVLVDHFVKWRIVDPRLYYESVAGDEARARTRLTQTVNAGLREEFGRRTVHDVVSGERELIMDQMRERADRDARTIGVQIVDVRLKRVDLPNEVSESVYRRMEAERKRVANELRSQGAAEAEKIRADADRQREVIVAEAYRSAQQVKGEGDAKATAIYAEAFGKNPSFYSFYRSLEAYRASFAGKEDVLVVDPSSDFFRFMKDAGGSVRN; encoded by the coding sequence ATGCGTGACAAGCTTCCCCTGATCGGCGGTGCGCTGCTGGTCATCATCCTGATTGCGTCGGCGTCGCTGTTCACCGTAGACCAGCGCCAGCACGCCATGGTGTTCCAGCTTGGCGAGATCAAGGAGGTCATCGACGAGCCCGGCCTGAAGTTCAAGCTGCCCCTGATCCAGAACGTGCGCTACTTCGACAAGCGCATCCTGACCATGGATACGGCGGAGCCCGAGCGCTTCATCACCTCCGAGAAGAAGAACGTGCTGGTGGACCACTTCGTGAAGTGGCGCATCGTTGATCCGCGCCTCTACTACGAGTCGGTCGCGGGCGATGAGGCGCGTGCGCGTACCCGCCTCACGCAAACGGTCAATGCCGGCCTGCGTGAGGAGTTCGGCCGCCGCACGGTACACGACGTGGTGTCCGGCGAGCGTGAGCTCATCATGGACCAGATGCGCGAGCGTGCGGACCGCGACGCCCGGACCATTGGCGTGCAGATCGTCGATGTGCGTCTGAAGCGCGTCGATCTGCCGAACGAGGTGTCGGAATCGGTGTATCGCCGGATGGAGGCCGAGCGCAAGCGCGTGGCCAATGAACTGCGCTCGCAGGGCGCCGCCGAAGCCGAGAAGATCCGCGCCGACGCGGACCGTCAGCGCGAGGTCATCGTGGCCGAGGCGTATCGCAGTGCCCAGCAGGTCAAGGGTGAGGGCGACGCGAAGGCCACGGCGATCTACGCGGAGGCCTTCGGCAAGAATCCGTCCTTCTATTCCTTTTACCGCAGCCTCGAGGCCTACCGTGCCAGCTTTGCCGGCAAGGAAGACGTGCTGGTGGTGGATCCGAGTTCGGACTTCTTCCGCTTCATGAAGGACGCCGGGGGCTCCGTAAGGAACTGA
- a CDS encoding adenylosuccinate synthase has translation MAKNVVVVGTQWGDEGKGKIVDWLTDHAKGVVRFQGGHNAGHTLVIGQAEYKLNLVPSGIVREGVACFIGNGVVLDAHHLLAEIRTLEAGGIKVRDRLRISPGCPLILGYHSALDRAREAAKSAGDKIGTTGKGIGPTYEDKVARRALRVYDLFDRERFAAKLKANLEYHNFVLTQHLGAEPVDFQSVFDEAMADAEELLPMVSDVSAELYAINKSGGSLLFEGAQGTLLDIDHGTYPFVTSSNCVAGQAAAGSGVGPSRLHYVLGITKAYCTRVGGGPFPTELDIDTKGVPGEQMSTKGREFGTVTGRKRRCGWLDLAALKRSIIINGVTGLCITKLDVLDGLEELKLCTGYMLDGKRIDLLPMGSEEVTRCEPIYETMKGWSGTTFGAQSWDALPQEARAYLHRIEEICEIPIDVISTGPERDETILRRHPFGA, from the coding sequence ATGGCAAAGAACGTCGTCGTCGTCGGTACCCAGTGGGGTGATGAGGGCAAGGGCAAGATCGTCGACTGGCTGACCGACCACGCGAAGGGCGTCGTGCGCTTCCAGGGTGGGCACAACGCCGGCCACACGCTGGTGATCGGCCAGGCCGAGTACAAGCTCAATCTCGTGCCCTCCGGCATTGTGCGCGAGGGCGTGGCCTGTTTCATCGGCAATGGCGTGGTGCTCGACGCGCATCATCTGCTGGCCGAGATCCGTACGCTGGAAGCCGGCGGCATCAAGGTGAGGGATCGCCTGCGCATCAGCCCGGGTTGCCCGCTGATCCTCGGTTATCACAGCGCGCTCGATCGCGCGCGCGAGGCTGCCAAGTCGGCTGGCGACAAGATCGGCACCACCGGCAAGGGCATCGGTCCGACCTACGAGGACAAGGTCGCCCGCCGCGCGTTGCGCGTGTATGACCTGTTCGATCGCGAGCGCTTCGCCGCGAAGCTGAAGGCGAACCTCGAGTACCACAACTTCGTGCTCACCCAGCATCTCGGTGCCGAGCCGGTGGACTTCCAGTCGGTGTTCGACGAGGCCATGGCCGATGCAGAAGAGCTGCTGCCGATGGTGTCGGACGTCTCCGCCGAGCTTTACGCGATCAACAAGTCGGGTGGTTCGCTCCTGTTCGAAGGTGCCCAGGGCACGCTGCTCGACATCGACCACGGTACCTATCCGTTCGTCACCTCGAGCAACTGCGTGGCGGGCCAGGCTGCCGCGGGTTCGGGCGTGGGTCCCAGCCGGCTGCACTACGTGCTGGGCATCACCAAGGCTTACTGCACCCGCGTCGGCGGTGGTCCGTTCCCGACCGAGCTCGATATCGACACCAAGGGCGTCCCCGGCGAGCAGATGTCGACGAAGGGGCGGGAATTCGGCACGGTGACAGGGCGCAAGCGTCGCTGCGGCTGGCTGGATCTGGCGGCGCTCAAGCGCTCGATCATCATCAACGGCGTGACCGGGCTGTGCATCACCAAGCTCGACGTACTCGACGGACTCGAAGAGCTCAAGCTCTGCACCGGCTACATGCTCGATGGCAAGCGTATCGACCTGCTGCCGATGGGGTCGGAAGAGGTCACCCGCTGCGAGCCGATCTACGAGACGATGAAGGGCTGGAGCGGCACCACCTTCGGCGCGCAGAGCTGGGACGCGCTGCCGCAGGAGGCGCGTGCCTACCTGCATCGTATCGAGGAGATCTGCGAGATCCCGATCGACGTCATCTCGACCGGGCCCGAGCGCGACGAGACGATCCTGCGTCGTCATCCGTTTGGCGCCTGA
- the bluB gene encoding 5,6-dimethylbenzimidazole synthase, producing the protein MSSPSQAVQTDPQFSAEERAAVYRAIHTRRDVRGQFLPDPIPDEVLARVLTAAHHAPSVGFMQPWDFVLVRSREVRQKIQADFRAAHAEAELMFEEGKRDTYRKLKLEGILEAPVNLCITCDRSRNGPVVIGRTHIGAMDVYSAVCAVQNLWLAARAEGLGVGWVSILHQQTLREALGIPQDIVPIAYLCIGYVSHFYDKPELESAGWLKRMPLTELLHFDGWQGRADEAGERLVDEIGRVWPILK; encoded by the coding sequence ATGAGCAGTCCTTCGCAGGCCGTCCAGACCGATCCGCAGTTCAGTGCCGAGGAGCGCGCCGCCGTCTATCGGGCCATCCACACCCGGCGCGACGTGCGCGGCCAGTTCCTGCCCGACCCGATCCCGGACGAGGTGCTCGCGCGCGTGCTGACGGCCGCCCACCATGCACCGTCGGTCGGCTTCATGCAGCCGTGGGACTTCGTGCTGGTGCGCTCGCGCGAAGTGCGGCAGAAGATCCAAGCCGACTTCCGCGCCGCCCATGCCGAGGCTGAGCTGATGTTCGAGGAAGGCAAGCGCGACACCTATCGCAAGCTCAAGCTCGAGGGCATCCTCGAGGCGCCGGTCAACCTGTGCATCACCTGCGACCGCAGCCGCAACGGCCCGGTGGTGATCGGCCGCACCCACATCGGCGCGATGGACGTCTACAGCGCGGTGTGCGCGGTGCAGAACCTGTGGCTTGCCGCCCGCGCGGAGGGCCTGGGCGTGGGCTGGGTCAGCATCCTGCATCAGCAGACCCTGCGCGAGGCGCTCGGCATTCCGCAGGACATCGTGCCGATCGCCTATCTGTGCATCGGCTACGTCAGCCATTTCTATGACAAGCCCGAGCTGGAGTCGGCGGGCTGGCTCAAGCGCATGCCGCTGACCGAACTGCTGCACTTCGACGGCTGGCAGGGCAGGGCGGACGAGGCGGGCGAGCGGCTGGTCGACGAGATCGGGCGGGTGTGGCCGATCCTGAAGTAG
- the rnr gene encoding ribonuclease R, with translation MVFDELAVALDIQSHEREHFDRRLRAMEREGQIVRNRRDAYLLPAKADLIKGRVEGHPDGFGFLRRDDGGADIFLGPKEMRELLHGDRVLVRIAGQDRRGRPEGKLVEVLERANTRVVGRVIEEHGVMIVVPENRRLAQDILIAPGGRKKPQPGQIVTVELVEQPTQVTQPIGRIVEVLGNYADPGMEIEIALRKHDLPFEFSAEAKAETRKLPAAVRKKDWAGREDLTKLALVTIDGETAKDFDDAVYCERQGKGYRLIVAIADVSHYVGAGNGLDKDAFERGNSVYFPRRVIPMLPEKLSNGLCSLNPQVERLAMVADMAISMTGDIKSYRFYPAVIWSHARLTYTQVAAALYDKDPAVRNELAALLPHLENLDQLFRVLLKARAKRGAIDFETTETRMIFDDNGKIAQIVPEVRNDAHRLIEECMLAANVCASDFLASREHPALYRVHDSPSEDKLAKLREFLKEFGLGLGGGDEPRAGDFAKLLEQVKDRPDAQLLQTVMLRSLKQAMYSPDNVGHFGLAYESYTHFTSPIRRYPDLLIHRGIKAALAGEQYRPGDWEQIGLHCSMTERRADDATRDVVAFLKCYFMQDRVGEIFTGSVSAVVSFGLFVALDDIFIEGLLHISDLGSDYFHYDETRHALLGERTGKQFRLSDRVKVQLVRVDMATNKIDFRLIEGPLAVEKPVAVVEETPAPAPRRARRTTRTAADKAAVETVVVAAPAAASAVEVAKPARKARAKPAAAPAEEVIEPAAIAAKPARKPRVKAQSVPETPPTPVTPARKSRVKAATALSAQKAPQASVLDDIWQKAADQEAAAQKLAAEEAASARAGKKRKAADKAEGKPAKKAKAPAAKAKSKVKAGAKVKPAAKPAKKSAAKAVKASATAAEPVESRASKPAARSGGKTSTKGTRRG, from the coding sequence ATGGTGTTCGATGAACTGGCCGTCGCGCTCGACATCCAGTCCCACGAACGCGAGCACTTCGACCGCCGCCTGCGTGCGATGGAGCGGGAGGGTCAGATCGTGCGCAACCGGCGCGACGCCTACCTGCTGCCGGCCAAGGCCGACCTCATCAAGGGCCGCGTGGAGGGCCACCCCGATGGCTTTGGCTTCCTGCGCCGCGATGACGGCGGCGCGGATATCTTTCTCGGACCCAAGGAGATGCGCGAGTTGCTGCACGGCGACCGTGTCCTGGTCCGGATCGCCGGCCAGGATCGTCGCGGCCGCCCCGAAGGCAAGCTGGTGGAGGTGCTCGAGCGCGCCAACACGCGTGTGGTCGGCCGGGTGATCGAAGAACATGGCGTGATGATCGTCGTGCCTGAGAACCGCCGCCTGGCGCAGGACATCCTGATCGCCCCGGGTGGGCGCAAGAAGCCTCAGCCCGGCCAGATCGTGACCGTCGAACTGGTGGAGCAGCCGACCCAGGTCACGCAGCCGATCGGACGCATCGTGGAGGTGCTGGGTAACTATGCCGACCCGGGCATGGAGATCGAGATCGCCCTGCGCAAGCACGACCTGCCGTTCGAGTTCTCGGCGGAGGCCAAGGCAGAGACGCGCAAGCTCCCGGCAGCGGTTCGCAAGAAGGACTGGGCGGGTCGCGAGGACCTCACGAAACTGGCCTTGGTGACGATCGACGGCGAGACCGCGAAGGACTTCGACGACGCGGTGTATTGCGAGCGCCAGGGCAAGGGCTACCGCCTGATCGTGGCGATCGCCGACGTATCGCACTACGTGGGCGCCGGCAATGGCCTCGACAAGGACGCTTTCGAGCGCGGCAACTCGGTGTACTTCCCGCGTCGGGTGATCCCGATGCTGCCCGAGAAGCTCTCGAATGGCCTGTGTTCGCTGAACCCGCAGGTCGAGCGCCTGGCGATGGTTGCCGACATGGCGATCTCGATGACCGGCGACATCAAGTCCTACCGCTTCTACCCCGCGGTGATCTGGTCGCATGCGCGCCTCACCTACACCCAGGTGGCCGCGGCGCTGTACGACAAGGATCCGGCGGTGCGCAACGAGCTGGCTGCGCTGCTGCCGCACCTGGAGAACCTCGACCAGCTCTTCCGCGTGCTGCTGAAGGCGCGTGCCAAGCGCGGCGCGATCGACTTCGAGACCACCGAGACGCGGATGATCTTCGACGACAACGGCAAGATCGCGCAGATCGTGCCCGAAGTGCGCAACGACGCCCATCGTCTGATCGAGGAGTGCATGCTCGCCGCCAACGTGTGTGCGTCCGACTTTCTCGCCAGCCGCGAGCACCCGGCGCTGTACCGCGTGCACGACAGCCCCTCCGAGGACAAGCTCGCCAAGCTGCGCGAGTTTCTCAAGGAGTTCGGCCTCGGCCTGGGCGGTGGTGACGAGCCGCGCGCGGGCGACTTCGCCAAGCTGCTCGAGCAGGTCAAGGATCGTCCCGACGCCCAGCTGCTGCAGACCGTGATGCTGCGTTCTCTCAAGCAGGCGATGTACAGCCCGGACAACGTCGGCCACTTCGGCCTCGCCTACGAGTCCTACACCCACTTCACCTCGCCGATCCGGCGCTATCCCGACCTGCTGATCCACCGCGGCATCAAGGCCGCGCTGGCGGGCGAGCAGTACCGCCCCGGCGACTGGGAGCAGATCGGCCTGCACTGCTCGATGACCGAGCGCCGCGCCGACGACGCCACGCGCGACGTGGTCGCCTTCCTGAAGTGCTACTTCATGCAGGACCGCGTCGGCGAGATCTTCACCGGCAGCGTGTCGGCGGTCGTGTCCTTCGGCCTCTTCGTCGCCCTCGACGACATCTTCATTGAGGGCCTGCTCCACATCTCCGATCTGGGCAGCGACTACTTCCACTACGACGAGACCCGCCACGCCCTGCTGGGCGAGCGCACGGGCAAGCAGTTCCGCCTGTCGGATCGGGTCAAGGTGCAGCTGGTGCGGGTCGACATGGCCACCAACAAGATCGACTTCCGCCTGATCGAAGGTCCGCTGGCGGTCGAGAAGCCTGTCGCCGTGGTGGAGGAGACGCCGGCTCCCGCGCCTCGGCGTGCGCGCAGAACGACAAGGACGGCTGCCGACAAGGCCGCGGTGGAGACCGTCGTCGTGGCAGCACCGGCCGCGGCGTCCGCCGTGGAGGTCGCCAAGCCGGCAAGGAAGGCGCGGGCGAAGCCTGCCGCCGCGCCGGCCGAAGAAGTGATTGAACCGGCCGCCATCGCGGCAAAGCCGGCGCGCAAGCCCCGGGTCAAGGCGCAGTCCGTGCCGGAAACGCCCCCCACGCCGGTGACACCGGCGCGTAAGTCGCGCGTCAAGGCCGCAACGGCGCTTTCCGCGCAGAAGGCGCCGCAAGCGAGCGTGCTCGACGATATCTGGCAGAAGGCGGCCGACCAGGAGGCAGCGGCGCAGAAACTCGCGGCAGAGGAGGCGGCCAGCGCGCGGGCCGGCAAGAAGCGCAAGGCGGCGGACAAGGCGGAGGGCAAGCCTGCGAAGAAGGCAAAGGCACCCGCCGCCAAGGCCAAGTCCAAAGTCAAGGCGGGCGCCAAGGTGAAGCCTGCAGCCAAGCCGGCGAAGAAATCCGCTGCGAAGGCGGTGAAGGCGTCCGCGACCGCTGCCGAGCCGGTAGAATCGCGCGCCTCCAAACCGGCCGCACGTTCTGGCGGCAAGACCTCGACCAAGGGAACCCGCCGTGGCTAA
- a CDS encoding ATP phosphoribosyltransferase regulatory subunit, with protein MRWVLPDHIQDALPSEAHQLETLRRRLLDAFRVRGYQLVMPPLLEYLDSLTTGAGQDLKLRTFKLVDQLSGRTMGVRADMTPQVTRIDAHLLNRQGVSRLCYCGSALHSLPSTLTATREPLQLGAELYGHAGIEADVEILRLLAEVLRLAEVPASRIDIGHVGLFHALAARAGLVPGREEELFDLLQAKDVPTLRVVLADVAEPVRSALLALPSLYGGPEVLERAAACLPQDEEIAALLGELRQLAAALADLPISFDLSDLRGYHYHSGIVFAAYGADSPAALALGGRYDRVGEAFGRARPATGFSLDLRELVWRLPTPGEAAGILAPCVDDEGLDREVAALRARGEIVVTALPGHDGTWNEAGCDRQLVKRGDRWAVVSLQGE; from the coding sequence ATGCGCTGGGTATTGCCCGATCACATCCAGGACGCGTTGCCGTCCGAAGCCCACCAGCTCGAGACCTTGCGTCGTCGGCTGCTCGATGCCTTCCGCGTTCGCGGCTACCAGCTGGTGATGCCGCCGCTGCTCGAGTACCTCGATTCGCTCACCACCGGTGCAGGGCAGGACCTCAAGCTGCGCACCTTCAAGCTGGTGGATCAGCTGTCGGGCCGCACGATGGGCGTCCGTGCGGACATGACGCCGCAGGTCACGCGCATCGATGCGCATCTGCTCAATCGTCAGGGCGTGTCGCGCCTCTGTTATTGCGGCAGCGCCCTGCATTCCCTGCCGTCGACGCTGACTGCGACGCGAGAGCCGCTGCAGCTGGGCGCCGAACTCTACGGTCACGCCGGTATCGAGGCGGACGTCGAGATCCTGCGCCTGCTGGCCGAGGTGTTGCGCCTGGCTGAGGTGCCGGCCTCGCGCATCGACATCGGCCACGTGGGCCTGTTTCATGCGCTGGCCGCCCGTGCCGGCCTGGTGCCGGGGCGCGAGGAGGAGCTGTTCGACCTGCTGCAGGCCAAGGATGTGCCCACGCTGCGCGTCGTGCTGGCCGACGTCGCGGAGCCGGTGCGCTCGGCGCTGTTGGCGCTGCCGAGCCTGTATGGTGGGCCGGAGGTGCTGGAGCGGGCGGCGGCCTGTCTGCCGCAGGACGAGGAGATCGCCGCCTTGCTCGGCGAACTGCGCCAGCTGGCTGCGGCGCTGGCCGATCTGCCGATCAGTTTTGACCTGTCGGATCTGCGCGGCTATCACTATCACAGCGGTATCGTCTTCGCGGCCTACGGTGCGGATTCGCCCGCGGCGCTCGCACTGGGCGGCCGCTACGACCGTGTTGGCGAGGCCTTCGGTCGGGCGCGGCCGGCCACCGGCTTCAGCCTGGATCTGCGCGAACTGGTGTGGCGGCTGCCGACGCCCGGCGAAGCCGCGGGCATCCTGGCGCCCTGTGTCGACGACGAGGGGCTCGATCGGGAGGTGGCGGCACTGCGCGCGCGCGGCGAGATCGTCGTCACCGCACTGCCCGGACATGATGGAACTTGGAACGAGGCCGGCTGCGACCGGCAACTGGTGAAGCGGGGCGATCGCTGGGCGGTCGTGTCGTTACAGGGAGAGTAA